The following coding sequences lie in one Rutidosis leptorrhynchoides isolate AG116_Rl617_1_P2 chromosome 4, CSIRO_AGI_Rlap_v1, whole genome shotgun sequence genomic window:
- the LOC139842743 gene encoding uncharacterized protein, producing MAELKNLKQSRSVQTYKDEFEVLLNKVKITIKQGISLFLASLQKEIELPVRMFRPKSLEDAYCLAKLQEDTITATKKRFTPLLSTPRTTYSDDGLDGSEVDEPAIQITTSVHEDIDVPDEVIEYSPQISLHALTGTTDYQTMRVYGHINKKVVHILIYSGSTHNFLDLEFAKKVGCLASNMSTMQVCIPGGNKITSSGECKQFQWQMNGKEFIDDMVIIPIRGCDMVLGIQWLKKLGNIIWNFDELKMVFTYNKDRIVLRGKKAPLQWVKGKQMDKSCV from the exons ATGGCTGAGCTCAAGAATCTTAAACAAAGTAGGTCTGTGCAAACCTACAAGGATGAATTTGAAGTATTGTTGAACAAggtaaagatcactataaaacaagGCATTAGTTTGTTTTTGGCAAGCCTGCAAAAGGAGATTGAGTTACCTGTTAGGATGTTCAGGCCTAAATCTTTAGAAGATGCATATTGCTTGGCCAAGTTACAAGAAGACACCATAACTGCCACCAAGAAAAGATTCACTCCATTACTATCCACACCAAGAACTACCTACTCTG ATGATGGGTTAGATGGAAGTGAAGTGGATGAACCTGCAATACAAATAACAACCTCAGTTCATGAAGACATTGATGTGCCAGATGAGGTAATTGAGTACTCTCCACAAATTTCATTACATGCTTTGACTGGAACAACTGATTATCAGACTATGAGGGTTTATGGTCACATCAACAAGAAAGTTGTTCACATATTAATTTATTCTGGAAGTACacacaactttttagatttagaatTTGCAAAGAAAGTTGGGTGTTTAGCTAGCAACATGAGTACCATGCAGGTCTGCATACCAGGAGGTAACAAAATCACTAGTTCTGGGGAATGCAAACAGTTTCAATGGCAAATGAATGGTAAGGAATTCATTGATGATATGGTGATTATACCAATTAGGGGCTGTGACATGGTCTTGGGCATACAATGGCTTAAGAAGTTGGGTAACATCATATGGAATTTTGATGAATTAAAAATGGTATTTACATACAACAAAGATAGAATTGTTTTAAGGGGAAAAAAGGCACCATTGCAGTGGGTCAAGGGTAAGCAAATGGACAAGAGTTGTGTGTAG